CCCGCTCGGGGCGCGTCGCGGGGGCGATGATGCCCGCGGCTCCGGCGCGGACCGCGAGGCGCGCGAACTCCTCCGCGTGCTTCGCCGTGAAGTCTTGGCCTCCCGGGTGGCTGAGTTCGGTGACCACGAACACCTCCGCACCCTTCGCGGTCTCCACGCACGCACGGACGGAGTCCTCGCCGGCGAAGGCGTGGCAGATCACCCCCGAAGCGCCCAGGGCGAGCGCCTGCTCCACGATCAGGCGGTTCGTGTTGGGGATGTCCGCGATCTTGAAGTCGCACAGGACGTAGGCGAGATCCGAGAACTCCTTCACGATCCCGGGGCCCGCGACGAGCACGAGGGGCCAGTTCACCTTGAGCGCGTCGACGCGGCCCGCCAACGCCTTCGCGACGGACCTAGCGAGGCGGACGTCCGTGGCGTCGATCGCCGCGACGATCCGATGCTGGAGCCGCATCGCGCCCCGACGGGGGGTAGTGGACATAAACGTTGGCCCGCGACCCCTCGGCGCGGACCGCCTCCGCACCGCTTAAGTAGAGACCCGCCCTTTCGCCGGACGCGCCATGCCCGAGGTCCAGCGGATCAAGACCAAGGTGTGCCTCGTGGGGGAGGCGGCGGTCGGGAAGACCTCCCTGATCCGCCGGTACGTGCAGGACGAGTTTGACGACCGGTACATCACGACCCTGGGCGCCAAGGTGTCCAAGAAAGAGCTCGCCTTCGACGTGCCCGGCAAGGACGTCAAGGTCCAGATGGACATGACGATCTGGGACATCATGGGCGAGAAGGGGTTCCGGGACTTGCTCAAGGAAGCCTTCTTCCACGGGGCCAAGGGCACGATCGCCGTGGCGGACCTCACGCGGTACTCGACCCTCAAGGAGCTTGACGACTGGGTGCAGGGCGTCTTCAACGTGGTCGGGGAGATCCCCGTCGTCTTCGCGATCAACAAGGTGGACCTCAAGGACGAGGTGATGATCCTGTACGGGGAGAAGGAGATCGACCAGGCGGTGCGCGCCTTCGAAGCGCCGTACTACTACACCTCCGCGAGGAGCGGAGAGAACGTGAACACCCTGTTCCAGCGCCTCGGGTCCATGATCCTCGCCAAGGAGGGCATCGCACCGCCCTCCTGATTCTCGAGGGACGCCACGCGCGCCGCAAGCGTTAAGTCCCCCGAGGCGTGCCCTCGGCCGTCCCGTGAATGGCGGTCCTATGACGGAGACCCGACACCTGAAGTCCAAGATCTGCCTGGTCGGCGAGAAGGCCGTCGGGAAGACGAGCCTGATCCGCCGGTACGTCCTGAACCTGTTCGACGAGCAGTACGTGACCACGATCGGCACGCGAGTCTCCAAGAAGGAGGCGCGCGTCTTCCTTCCGGAACGGGACCTCCTGGTCGACGTGGACCTCCAGATCTGGGACATCATGGGGGAGAAGGGCTTCCGGGAGCTCCTCAAGGAGGCCTACTTCTATGGGGCCAATGGCATCCTCGCGGTCGCGGACCTCACCCGGCGCCGCACACTGGACGACCTGGACGACTGGGTGGACGGGGTCGAGCAGGTCGTCGGCAAGGTGCCCGTGCTCATCGCGGTGAACAAGAGCGACCTCCTGTCGAGCGCCCAGTACGGCGAGCACGACGTGGCGCAGGTCGCTCGCGCGTTCGACTGCCCCTTCCTGATGACCTCGGCGAAATCGGGTGCCAACGTCGAGGAGGCGTTCCGCCGGATCGGGCAAATGGTCACGGAATCCCAGCTCGCCCGCACGTGAACGCGGACCGCCTCACGAGGTCCAGGACGCGGACTGGAGCATGGACCCGTCGGACCACAGCAGGTAGAACGTGAACACGGTCCCCGTCGGCAACGGCCCGGTCGCCGCGGTGACCGTGATCGGGTCGCCACTCATCAGCGTGCTCGAGCCGCCGACGTCGGTCCACGCCACGCGATAGTTCGCGCTGCCGATCGAGATCGTGGCGACGCCTCCCGGCGCGGGCAGGGCGGTTGCCCGGCCGACGGCACCGCCTGCAATCAGGTTGACCCGGTAGCTCGAGACGGAGGCGGTC
The Thermoplasmata archaeon genome window above contains:
- a CDS encoding Rab family GTPase: MTETRHLKSKICLVGEKAVGKTSLIRRYVLNLFDEQYVTTIGTRVSKKEARVFLPERDLLVDVDLQIWDIMGEKGFRELLKEAYFYGANGILAVADLTRRRTLDDLDDWVDGVEQVVGKVPVLIAVNKSDLLSSAQYGEHDVAQVARAFDCPFLMTSAKSGANVEEAFRRIGQMVTESQLART
- the pyrF gene encoding orotidine-5'-phosphate decarboxylase — encoded protein: MRLQHRIVAAIDATDVRLARSVAKALAGRVDALKVNWPLVLVAGPGIVKEFSDLAYVLCDFKIADIPNTNRLIVEQALALGASGVICHAFAGEDSVRACVETAKGAEVFVVTELSHPGGQDFTAKHAEEFARLAVRAGAAGIIAPATRPERVRALRGLIGDRLILAPGVGAQGGKPADVIRAGADAVIVGRALYEAPDPAAAAETIAREIRAR
- a CDS encoding Rab family GTPase is translated as MPEVQRIKTKVCLVGEAAVGKTSLIRRYVQDEFDDRYITTLGAKVSKKELAFDVPGKDVKVQMDMTIWDIMGEKGFRDLLKEAFFHGAKGTIAVADLTRYSTLKELDDWVQGVFNVVGEIPVVFAINKVDLKDEVMILYGEKEIDQAVRAFEAPYYYTSARSGENVNTLFQRLGSMILAKEGIAPPS